The Lycium ferocissimum isolate CSIRO_LF1 chromosome 10, AGI_CSIRO_Lferr_CH_V1, whole genome shotgun sequence genome window below encodes:
- the LOC132033594 gene encoding uncharacterized protein LOC132033594: MAEPNTSLATSERISRQAPQLVTVLKEMKQGLDTVSSKIQALTAKVKADHFPTADGISYLEAKHLLLLNYCQSLVYYLLRKAKGLSVEGHPVVRSLVEIRLFLEKIRPIDKKLQYQIQKLTRDTGTASENSVISEKRTDTQKEDLLKYRPKPDMLVGKRPPAEDNVYRPPKFAPAIIAEEKMSKQERNSLRREKEKMRNAEQSPYMRDLLNDLEGKPEEVREAVGTESRELTRYMGQMEERARIEEDEFTRAPLTKLEKKKMKHLKKSRNGLLGLTDSFYDEIKSLPLGESVPEQSANFENGTAGIKQQKKRKRRN; the protein is encoded by the exons ATGGCAGAGCCTAATACATCATTAGCAACGAGTGAAAGAATAAGCAG GCAAGCTCCTCAGTTAGTTACTGTATTAAAGGAGATGAAACAAGGATTGGATACTGTTAGTTCAAAAATCCAAGCTTTAACTGCAAAG GTGAAAGCAGATCACTTTCCAACAGCAGATGGAATAAGTTACCTTGAAGCGAAGCATCTCCTACTTCTGAATTATTGCCAATCACTTGTCTATTATTTGCTCCGCAAGGCAAAAGGGCTCTCAGTTGAAGGGCATCCAGTTGTTCGGAGTCTGGTGGAGATAAGATTGTTTTTGGAGAAG ATTCGTCCCATTGACAAGAAACTACAGTATCAAATTCAGAAGCTCACAAGAGATACTGGCACTGCTTCTGAGAACTCAGTTATAAGTGAGAAGAGAACAGATACTCAGAAGGAGGACCTATTGAAGTATCGTCCAAAACCTGATATGCTTGTTGGTAAAAGGCCCCCCGCAGAG GATAATGTATATCGACCCCCCAAATTTGCACCTGCTATTATCGCCGAGGAAAAGATGTCGAAGCAGGAGAGAAATTCTTTGAGGAGGGAGAAAGAGAAAATGCGAAATGCTGAACAAAGCCCCTATATGAGAGATTTGTTGAATGATCTTGAAGGAAAACCCGAAGAG GTAAGAGAAGCTGTTGGAACTGAAAGTAGAGAACTCACAAGGTACATGGGTCAAATGGAAGAACGTGCACGAATAGAAGAGGATGAGTTTACTCGTGCCCCGCTTacaaaattggagaaaaagaaaatgaaacatCTGAAGAAGTCAAGAAATGG GTTGCTTGGGCTAACAGATAGTTTCTATGATGAGATAAAAAGTTTGCCTTTAGGCGAATCTGTTCCTGAACAATCAGCGAACTTTGAGAACGGCACCGCCGGAATCAAACAACAGAAGAAGCGTAAG AGGAGGAATTGA